The DNA region AATAGCCCTGCTACACGCTCCGgatacatatacataaaatgcatatatatgtacggCGCGTTTCCGCTGCTTTATATCGGCGGCTGTCCGGTATCCAAGTGGCGAATAGAAGGCCCGAAtcgagaacaagaaagagaccACAGCTGCGGGGATTCGTTGTCTCGCCGTTCAGTCGTCTCTGGATCCCGCTTTTCACACGCGCTTCAAGTCGTTTTCGATAACTCATCGTTTTCCTAGCCCCCACCCCTGCGAATGGTTTCTTTCGCAGTGggacgaacgcgagagaacagatCGGCCAATTGTGCATCTCCGTTTTCTGGCGTCTCCCGTTCGCGCTCTGCCTCATCCTGACGGTGAGTTCCTGTTCCTCGTGTTGCTTCCTTTCGTTTCGGCTTGGGAGCAAGTCTCTGGCAGCTGCAAAAAAACGGGATTCGTTTCCTGTGTTTCCTCGTGGCTACAGCACGCCTCGAAAACCCTGTACCCTATTCGCCCTCCCACGCAAACGTGCCTGTGTGGTCgaccgttttctcgccgcagACCGCACCCACTTTCACACttttctccccgttttctctctcgtgcctgcggtctctctctcctgcctgtgCGTCAACTGTTCGCTGAGCGcttgcgtcttccctctccgtttccactGTCCATTTTCCGAGTGATCTTGCCCCTTCGCTCCTTTCCGTTTGTCCTTcccctcctcgccgccctgtTCTCCTTTTCATTTAGCTGGCCCTCTGCGCACCGCTTCTCACTCCTTATGCTCCGTGCTCTGCCCTAgatgtgtctcctttcctccagccgagtctcgcctcccctgcTGGTGCCTTCAGACCCGTCGCGGATCGGAGCCTTAGAGGTGACCCGCAATCGCCTGGAAGGCTCGGCAGGCGCCCAGCGAGCCGTgcccgaagagagaggagcaacaCGACAGGAAGACGGTCGAGAGtacggagaggaaacgactGTTTCGGCAGACGAACGCATGCGAGAGGACTGGGCGTCGACTGCGAGGGACACAAACACAACCAAACCTAACCTCCCAGACAGAAGCACGCTCCCgacttttctctctgcggcctctgtcgcctcttcttcgcgttcccctccttcggtctcgtcgtcctctgtcCTGCCTGCATCTCTCCTCATTTGGAGCATCGGCTTCCaggctgtgcatgcgccgaatCTTAGGCTGCCGACGGTGCCAGGCACCGGAGCTCTAGTAAACGACGGAGGACGCATTCTCGGTCTAGAGGTATGTCCTCGGTCTCCTtagttttccttcctttcttcatttgttcttcttcgttttccttctccctgtccccTTTCGCTCGCTAGTTGCCTCTGTGCGTGATGCGCCCTGCGCTGAttgctgtttttttcgttctcttcgttttcctctcgtctcctcccgtGGTTTCTTTCCGAGTTCTGTCTTGCGCGCGCCACGCGGTCTCTGCGTTGGTGTTGTTGAGTCTGCACCACGGCAATTCTctgttttgcttttcgtTTGTCTGCAGTCCGATGACAGCGGCAGGACGACCCAGGGGGGGGTGTATGCCAGCGGCTGGGTTCGCCGAGGCCCTCGGGGAGTGATTGCGACGAACATCATGGACGCTCGCGAGACGGCTGACCGCGTTCTCGCCGATCTTCACCTTGCTCATTCCGCCACCGGTGCGCGCGCCGAGCCTCAGCTTCCGTCTGTGACCGCTCCCGTGTCGTCGGCgacctcgcgttttctcggcgATTCCTCGGAGACAGGATCCAGAAGAGGCCTCGCGGGTGAGAAAGCAGAGGCGGAtgctggagacgagagcaCGCAGAATGGGAAGATTCAACGGGCCTCGCAGCCCGCAGAGGAACCCAACGCGCGGCCAGAagaggcgcacgcggcgCTGCCTTCCCTCGAAGACCTTCTCCGAAGGCGCGCCGTACACCCTGTGACGTATCAGGGTTGGCTGCGTgtgaaggacgaagagaaacggagaggccAAACGCGAGGGAAGCCTGCAGAGAAGATCGCATGCATCGACGAAATGCTCGCCATCGCCCACGGCGAGCCCCCAACGGCGGGGATCCAAAGGCGTGACGACCGCCCTTCCCTCTAGGCCTTTTGTGACGCCACCGGTATCGCCAATGATGCCTCTCAGGTGAAAGAACACCTTTCGAACGCAGCCTCCCACGTCGACATATACTCGCAAATAAAGGCATATATGTGCCTGAATATAACTGTATGCGGCCAAGTCTTTTCAAGCAACTGGTACAAAACTCTGTGTCGGCAATGGATAATATAGAGATAGTTCTTTGCACGTATGTGAGCAGGGATGACTGGAAGTCTCCGCAACTTGCAGATCTCTCTATGCAGACATGCACATGACCACGCAAACTACAAACCATATGTATGTGTAATAGCATATATATTTGAAAATGTGGTACTTGATGGAATGTGGAGGTAGACTCGGCACGGTTGAAACGCCAGGTTAGGTACGGAACTGTCTTCTCTATGCATGCGTGAGTCGCGCGACGCTGTGCGTGCGTTGCGGtccgcgaaaaagaggcagtTTTTCTTTTCGAACGAACTCAACGCGCCTAAATTAGCTCCTCCTGTTCAAGGCGCGAGGAACGGCGCCGAACCGAAGACTTGAGACAGCCGAACTGAGGAAAGCAGCCTCAAGTTTGTGTGTGAGGACGCCCAGTCTTCCCAGTTGTAGCGCACCGCGCAAGAGAGACCAGATGAActggagagggaaacggagaagccgagatTACGCGAACAAAAACAGGAGGGCAAACCGAGGGTTGCTCTCGTGAGAGAtagcgaggaagagagggagaggaaggggggaagaaaaagggacacCGAGAtgcgaggaggaaagagcgacgtgtggggagagaggagaca from Neospora caninum Liverpool complete genome, chromosome VIIb includes:
- a CDS encoding NADPH:adrenodoxin oxidoreductase FprB, related, with amino-acid sequence MTHLSVASAMNPSGIVAGPAYRAFCRGHRGRIPLGGFYCAKYLQKAEPNPERLRVDMLETLPSPYGLVRYGVAPDHPEVKHVTEDFDVVARHPGFRFFGNVTLGTDVSLEELRSLYDAVILAYGAAGDRPLRIPGSTELRGCLSAREFVGFYNAHPPSLKKALALLPELPPHGDAHRLGLRPPSACVVGNGNVALDAARLLVKAREKLRATDIHERALDWFTHAGIREVTVIGRRGWVQSSFSNKELRELVTDDTILAVIDPADFSASLTEASLEELRESRLKQRSRALFEQMAANWDERERTDRPIVHLRFLASPVRALPHPDDPSRIGALEVTRNRLEGSAGAQRAVPEERGATRQEDGREYGEETTVSADERMREDWASTARDTNTTKPNLPDRSTLPTFLSAASVASSSRSPPSVSSSSVLPASLLIWSIGFQAVHAPNLRLPTVPGTGALVNDGGRILGLESDDSGRTTQGGVYASGWVRRGPRGVIATNIMDARETADRVLADLHLAHSATGARAEPQLPSVTAPVSSATSRFLGDSSETGSRRGLAGEKAEADAGDESTQNGKIQRASQPAEEPNARPEEAHAALPSLEDLLRRRAVHPVTYQGWLRVKDEEKRRGQTRGKPAEKIACIDEMLAIAHGEPPTAGIQRRDDRPSL